A single region of the Chiroxiphia lanceolata isolate bChiLan1 chromosome 20, bChiLan1.pri, whole genome shotgun sequence genome encodes:
- the SCARF1 gene encoding scavenger receptor class F member 1: MGSVQPILCLQLWLWVHSSAQELDPDGRNVCRLPTGLECCPGWKQDGQECTVALCEGKDACGEDEVCVKPGVCRCKPGFFGADCSSRCPEQYWGPDCKQSCPCHPNGRCDPASGHCTCDPNHWGQVCQFPCQCGPHGRCDPLTGACHCEPGWWAPNCKKQCQCNLASSHCDPLTGLCRCLPGWWGRRCSFKCSCYHSPCTQETGKCECKAGFWGPACQRRCDCVHGSCSPVTGHCTCDPGYQGRSCREPCPAGKYGSQCVHSCGSCKRSQPCSPVDGFCLACQPGWNGTLCKDPCAPGFHGESCLQPCPRCQRGEPCDPETGSCLHCDPGWTGPSCNNSCPTGTFGDGCQLLCPECVAGSCDPMTGVCICQAGYWGDSCNDTCPKGYFGVNCSEPCQCSRGTCDPVQGDCVLSLKDHGALAAAILVPLLLLLLCVACCCCGASPADARDRAAVPDDDVVARMKHHVQGVLANLSAMMPCFNLGGSKLPKVTVSHHDTEIPFNPSFIESPSAAWVSDSSFSSFDTDNEGPEYSVPPREGIPLLGGAELQDGTSAPGEVLPDPSAFDSEDVSQPFAIPRTSSIAKAKRPSVSFAEGTKFGAVETPSPSWKPKTLWGPSKPTQIPGDVAAEPQSERPASDCYENPEPLSKGEESHRPSPRATPGGRRRVVSSTRHVAQRVEALEAAAKSGSWEAKGKEPNVTTIYMMVGTAGQDPKAEGGGEGPVQAVLKRLGSLQRGKWAAKEEPKVRRSMEAIQKPPRRALAQRRDSVNSCKQRESVPGAPAEPSPSKHQHLPAKRLSLLLAALSSKSTGALDGANEAVGATERGKSPELVVSLETKGQAAMEEEPKYENVTSSGANSPSSPGKELPATPAAT, encoded by the exons ATGGGGAGCGTCCAGCCCATCCTTTGcctccagctgtggctgtgggtgCACAGTTCTGCCCAGGAGCTCGACCCTGATGGCAGGAACGTCTGCAG GCTCCCCACCGGCCTGGagtgctgccctggctggaAGCAGGACGGGCAGGAGTGCACAGTTG CACTGTGTGAGGGGAAGGACGCCTGTGGGGAGGACGAGGTTTGTGTGAAACCCGGGGTCTGCCGCTGCAAACCCGGCTTCTTCGGAGCGGACTGCAGTTCCC GCTGCCCCGAGCAGTACTGGGGCCCCGACTGCAAACAGAGCTGCCCGTGCCACCCCAACGGGCGCTGCGACCCGGCGAGCGGGCACTGCACCTGCGACCCCAACCACTGGGGACAGGTCTGCCAGTTCCCCTGCCAGTGTGGCCCCCACGGCCGCTGCGACCCCCTGACGGGCGCCTGCCACTGCGAGCCGGGCTGGTGGGCACCCAACTGCAAGAAGCAATGTCAGTGCAACCTCGCCAGCTCCCACTGCGACCCTCTGACCGGCCTCTGCCGCTGCCTGCCGGGCtggtggggcaggaggtgcagcTTCAAGTGCTCCTGCTACCACTCTCCCTGCACCCAGGAGACGGGCAAGTGCGAGTGCAAGGCCGGGTTTTGGGGGCCGGCGTGCCAGCGGCGCTGTGACTGCGTGCACGGCTCCTGCAGCCCCGTCACCGGCCACTGCACCTGCGACCCCGGCTaccagggcaggagctgccggGAGCCCTGTCCGGCGGGGAAATACGGGTCTCAGTGCGTGCACAG ctgtgggagctgcaagcgcagccagccctgctcacccGTGGATGGCTTCTGCCTGgcctgccagcctggctggaaCGGGACTCTCTGCAAGGATCCCTGCGCTCCCGGATTCCATGGAGAGAGCTGCCTTCAGCCATGTCCCCGCTGCCAGCGTGGAGAGCCCTGTGATCCCGAGACTGGGTCCTGCCTGCACTGTGATCCTGGCTGGACAGGACCCAG CTGCAACAACTCCTGCCCCACAGGCACCTTCGGTGATGGGTGCCAGCTCCTCTGCCCCGAGTGTGTTGCAGGGAGCTGTGATCCCATGACAGGAGTTTGCATCTGCCAGGCAGGCTACTGGGGAGACAG CTGCAACGACACCTGTCCAAAGGGATATTTTGGAGTGAATTGTTCTGAGCCCTGCCAGTGCTCCCGGGGGACCTGTGACCCTGTGCAGGGTGACTGTGTGCTGA GTTTGAAGGACCACGGAGCCCTTGCAGCCGCCATCCttgtccctctcctgctgctgctgctctgtgttgcCTGCTGTTGCTGTGGAGCCAGCCCAGCAGATGCTAGAGACag GGCGGCTGTGCCGGACGACGATGTTGTGGCCAGGATGAAGCACCATGTGCAGGGGGTGCTGGCGAACCTCAGTGCTATGATGCCCTGCTTCAACCTGGGAGGCTCTAAACTCCCCAAAGTCACAG tgtcccaccacGACACGGAAATCCCCTTCAACCCCAGCTTCATTGAGTCACCATCGGCTGCGTGGGTGTCAGacagctccttctcctccttcgACACCGACAACGAGGGACCCGAGTACTCTGTCCCTCCCAGAGAAG GTATCCCGCTGCTGggaggggctgagctgcaggatggGACATCCGCCCCTGGTGAGGTGCTCCCGGATCCATCCGCCTTCGACTCCGAGGATGTGTCCCAGCCCTTCGCCATCCCTCGCACCTCCAGCATCGCCAAGGCCAAACGACCCTCCGTGTCCTTTGCCGAGGGGACAAAATTTGGGGCAGTGGagacccccagccccagttggaAGCCCAAGACCCTATGGGGCCCATCCAAGCCGACCCAAATACCAGGGGatgtggcagcagagccccagagTGAGCGACCAGCCAGTGATTGCTACGAGAACCCCGAGCCCCTCAGCAAGGGGGAGGAAAGCCACCGGCCATCGCCACGGGCCACCCCGGGGGGACGCAGGAGGGTGGTCTCCAGCACCAGGCACGTGGCCCAGAGAGTGGAGGCACTGGAAGCAGCTGCAAAATCTGGCAGCTGGGAGGCGAAGGGGAAAGAGCCCAATGTCACCACCATCTACATGATGGTGGGAACGGCCGGGCAGGACCCCAAGGCAGAAGGAGGTGGCGAGGGACCGGTCCAGGCTGTGCTGAAGCGTCTGGGCAGCTTGCAGAGGGGCAAGTGGGCTGCCAAGGAGGAGCCCAAGGTGAGGAGGAGCATGGAGGCCATCCAGAAACCACCCCGCCGGGCCCTGGCGCAGCGCAGAGACTCGGTGAACAGCTGCAAGCAGAGGGAGAGTGTCCCAGGGGCTCCTGCCGAGCCATCCCCCAGCAAGCACCAGCATCTCCCTGCGAAGAGACTGTCCCTCCTTCTTGCAGCTCTCTCATCAAAAAGCACCGGAGCCCTGGATGGGGCCAACGAAGCTGTGGGTGCCACTGAGAGGGGCAAAAGCCCCGAGTTAGTTGTCAGCCTCGAAACAAAGGGACAGGCTGCCATGGAGGAAGAACCCAAATACGAGAATGTGACCAGCAGTGGTGCCAATTcaccctccagccctggcaAGGAGCTGccagccacccctgcagccacCTGA